The Silene latifolia isolate original U9 population chromosome X, ASM4854445v1, whole genome shotgun sequence genome contains the following window.
GGATCGGCTAGGGTTAGTGTTGGAATATGGGTCAAAAATACATCTTCACCCCTCTTTCCTGTCCCATTTTttgtttattatttaaatattaatattatttattttaaatCGGGTTAGTATTATAAGGAATGATACTGTAATAATAGTTATGACTTAACTTAAATTTAATAAATAGCAAGTATGatacaatatttttttttaaaaaaaaaattctggttTAATTTTATATCCTTCAAATAAACATTTGTATGATTTCATCTTTTTCGTCAGATTTGACCTTGACACCggttttgggtcatgggtcaaggCTTAAAGTTTCATGACCCTAAAAAACATCGTGCGAGTTTGCAGGTCATGTTAAATTTCGACAGGTCTATTTGAAGTCCATTAATAGCAAGATGTTTTTAAGACCTTGAAGTTCTCCATTGCAGGTATTCAGTAACTCTTTTCAATGAGCTTTATTATCTCAATGCTGGGGGAACTGTCTGGACAGGTGTGGCCGAAGTTTCTTGTGTTATAAGCTCGTAGCTTTGAGTTTTAGGTGAACCTAAGATGAGGTATTTTGTGCAGATGGTTCTCCTGCATtacagagtcttgcaacaatagTAGAGCAGAAACTGTCTATTGATCGGTCAGATTCCGACTTATCAAATGCTACCAGTATCTCTGAGCAAAATGATACTGCAGTGGACATCCTTGAGAAGATGACTTCAGTGCTTGAGCATGTTCATACGGCAGTTAAATTTAATTCTGCTTTTGGGCCAAATTTACTTCAAGAAGGGGAAGAAAATGTTGGTCAATTTCTATATTATGAAGGGATCGAGTATCTTATGTGGAACACATACGATGTTCATTTTTATGCATCTTTTTCTTTGGCAATGCTATTTCCAGAGCTTGAACTTAGCATTCAGAGAGACTTTGCAGCAGCTGTTCTAATGCATGACACTAGAAGAATGAAACTTCTACATGATGGAAAATGGGTATCAAGAAAAGCTCTTGGGGCTGTTCCTCATGATATTGGCCTCAATGACCCATGGTTTGAAGTAAATGCTTACAACATCTATAACACTGATAGGTGGAAAGATTTAAATCCAAAATTTGTGCTCCAGGTTTACAGGGATGTAGTAGCCACAGGTGACAAAAAATTTGCTCACGCGGTTTGGCCATCAGTGTATGCAGCCATGGCCTTTATGGATCAGTTTGATAAGGATAGGGATGGCATGATTGAGAATGAGGGTTTTCCTGATCAGACGTATGATACATGGGCAGTCTCTGGTGTGAGTGCGTATTGTGGAGGACTGTGGGTTGCTGCACTTGAAGCGGCTTCAGCCCTAGCACGAGAAGTTGGTGACAAGGGTTCAGAAgattatttttggttcaaattTCAGAAAGCCAAATCTGTTTATCAGAAGGAGTTATGGAATGGCTCATACTTCAACTATGATAGCAGCTGTGGTGTTAATAGTGCATCTATCCAAGCTGATCAATTGGCCGGGCAATGGTACGCTGCTGCATTTGGTTTTAAATTAATGAACTTGAAAATAAAACGAAGCAACTGTGGAAAAAAAGGAAGTGAATATTCGATAAAAGTGGATTTTTTACTTGGTCACCTTTTTCTCTTATAGAAGCAATGTGCCTTGTAAAATAATTATTCGTGGGTTCTTAGATCAAATATGGAATGCAAAGCGTCCTTAATGGCTAAGATCCTCACCCAGGTAGATTATTTGTGAGTTTTATGTAAAACTGGACTGCCGTTTTctgtgtaattttttttttgctcagGTAGATTTTAGTATTCGAAGACTATACATTCATGCTTTGGTCAAGAAGCATCTGATGTTGCTGCTTTTGCTCTCTAGATTAAATCTCTACTGTGCATGCTTTGACCAAATTCCTGGAGTTTTCAAAGATTGTTCATCAaaatttattttcttctttattttattcTTCTCAGTGTGAATTTACACTATAATGTATCTCTTGTTTGTAGGTATGCTCAGGCCTGTGGACTAGCACCAATCGTTGATGAAGAGAAGACAAAATGTGCCTTTGCCAGTATTTTTGAGTTCAATGTAATGAAAGTAAAGGAGGGGCGGAGAGGGGCTGTGAATGGGATGCTTCCTGATGGGAACATTGACATGTCATCAATGCAGTCAAGAGAGATATGGTCTGGTGTCACTTATGGTCTTGCAGCTTCCATGATCCAAGAAGGGTTGACAGACATGGGTTTTCAGACTGCATATGGAGTTTATGAAGCTGTCTGGTCAGAAAGAGGACTCGGGTGAGTCTCCTTTTCTCTTTCTGATCTATGGTATTGTATGTCTTTTCTCGATGCATGATTTAAATGTTTTCACTCATGCCACTGATAATCCATCCACGAGTATCAACTTATCAACTCACTATGTAATTTGTCCAACCTTCGATGACTTGGGTTTCTTATTGCTTATTTTACAGTCTTTCAAGTTGAGTGGGGCTTGCTGAATTGTTGTTCAGTTGTGTCAAGTGTTTGGGTGAGGTTAATAAGTTACCAAGTTACGAAGTAATATTACCACTTGAATTATGTCTTTGAATGTGATGAGAATTAATTAGATCAGTTGTCACATTAGTTAGAAATGGCAAATTTTGTTCCCTCTTTTGAAAAAGAGGGCTAttttttgttcaattttaagaaaaaggtTTTCCAATTGGGGGTTGTGGCAGAGCTTGATGCGCTAATTTTTCAGAATATAAACTATATTAAGATAGTAGGCAACATGGTATGCAAATCCACCATGGGTTCATGTGTGTTTTCTTATCGGAGTACAGGTTATATTTATGAAAAAGTGATGAAATACAATCATTACCCTTTTACTAAAAGCAAATGAGGATAGAATATCCGGGATAAAATGTCAGTACTCCATAGCAGTCCGTACTCGATCAATAAGGTCAAAGTGGGGATATTCACTATTTATTTAATAGATTTAGAAAGGGGACAGTTATTCTGACTTGTGGGTGTCACCCCATGTCCGACACAATACTCAAGGATATTGTGGTATGGCAATATGGCATCCATACCCGACCCTCACAAGTCCGATACTTCACCTTACACTTCTCCAAGTAAAGATAGAAAGGGAGGTCCGCATGAGAAAGTGGAGAAATAGATTAGTGTATGAAACATTTCAAGTGTTTTTTTGAGGACTTTAAGCTTTCTTTCTTGAACATCTCTCCATTTCACTCaggtataaattgtgttttgtagaATTGTCCTCGTGCTCGCATCCTCTTTGTTGATAGAGTCCCCGCATAAAAAACATTGGGTCAAGACGAGTTTGACACTCTGATATGTACGCGTATCCTGGCTTACCAAATCTGCTCAGCCCCTAAGGAATCGTGAATCAGTTCAAGCATGTTCTATCTTGATGCTGACATAAATAATTTATATATATTATCATACATTCTATCAGAGCATTTCGTGAATCGGACGTTACGTATTTGTATCGAATTAGGCAACCATGTCAGTATGGATGTATAGGATGTGTGTGCGTAGGAGTCCAAGTTACGCAGGTTGGGTTGGCTGTTGAGCTTGTTTAAGTGGACAGTTTAGCAGGCTTAGAGTTACAAATGAGGCCAAGAGAATGAGATTGATTTGACGATTCTCTCCTAGGGCTTTGTGACTACAAGTTGCTTACACAGCTGCTTACACAGTCTAGGTGATGGTTATGCTCCATCTCGATCCTTACTATGCTTACGATCTATTTCATAGGTACGCATTTCAAACTCCAGAAGCCTGGAACGCCAATGACCAATACAGGTCACTATGCTATATGCGTCCATTGGCTATATGGGCAATGCAGTGGGCGTTATCTCGGCCAAAACCCTCCAAGCTAGAAACGAGATCAGAAGTGAATGAAGATTCAGTAGCGAGGGATCACATGGGTTTTTCTAAAGTTGCTAGTCTTCTCAAGTTACCAGAGGAAGAGCCATCGACAGGTCTTGTACAAGGTCTTTATGATAAAACTTGCAGGAGGCTGTGGAGATGATTTCAAATTGTTTTCAAGGATAAACAATCCTGGACTCATTATTATTCATTGTCGCATGACAAGGTTGCTACAAAACAATTGCCAAATTCACTTTCATTGTTTATTGTACTTAATTTTGTTATACTATACTCTCTTGTTCACTCCAAGTCCATACATCGGAATTGGATTAAAATGCTCGTATATATTAGCGAAATGTACGGAATTGGAGTGAACGGAGTGGGTAATTTGAAGTGAATTCTTGGATCATCTTGTTTGCTGGAAAGAGTGGAACTTGCCTCATTTTAAATTAGGATTAATTGATATTAATACTCCAAACTATGTACGTGCTgctcaaaatactccaaactttattttaactaccaatataacCAACTAATACCCTTCTTTGCTTTGACTAAAATTGGTTATTTTGTTAACCTATTGTACCAGGTCATTTGTTTTTTAcccatttttttttctctttttatgagtcttcatcttcttccttgcgAGTCTTCATCTTCTTTCCTCCTTCTCCCTTCTTCATCTCCTTCctttacaaattatatcttctctTCCATTTTTTTTGATAAAGACTAAGTATTAtataaatcaaaattcaaaaatcaaaaatcaaaatcaaaatcaaaaatcaaaaataaaaaatcaaaaaatcgaAAAATCGAAAAATCAAAAATCGAACAATATATAATTTAACTGTTGCCTTTTAAGTTAATTAGTCAAGTTAAATGTGAGATTATTGCGATGCTATCGTAATTCTTAAACTTCATGGTGTTGGGAATCCAAGTATAGAAGGTAGATCTTTGAATAGCAGTCACCAAGCTGGGTCCATACTCCACAACTTCAACCATAAACATCCCTTTTTATAGCCCTCTTTTTCAGACGCGATATAAATGAGCAAGGACAGTCGGATAGTCCCCATATATTAGAAAATATGAGAAAGGTGGTTATGTTAATGGTGTTGAACTGCAGATTACATATTTGATGCGTGCGGTCTATAGATTTAGGATGCTTCGTCCATTGTTGCTACATGTTTGTAGATCTAACTAGTAAATTAAATATTTGAAACTAAAATTTAcccaaaaatgaaaataaaattacaatattgGTGCAGATGAGTTCGTGGGGGCATCAACAGTTGTGGCGAGGTCGACTTGGAAGTGGTACGGGGCGGAGAGAGGTCGTTGGGCGCGGGTTTGAATACCATTAATGAGTCGGTTTCCGGTGCGATAGACGATTGGCGGTTGTGACaatatgggttgggttagggtggTAGAAAGTAGTGCAAGGTGGAGTTAGATCAATAATGGAGTTGTGTGTGTTGGAGAAAAGGTGAATAGCTGGAGTTGTGTGTGTGTTGGAGAAGAGGTGAAGAGCTTTAGGGAgtgtttggttcacccaatataggtatgaggtatgggtttggaatgaaccaaacccataccgtgtgtttgtttgacaaaattgaaggtttcatacccatacctcaaactcatgaggtatgggtttcatACCTGGAGAgagggtgggtatgagattgatacccatggtatcaaattacaaatattaaaaagtgataaaaacaattgtaaaaaaatcattttatatatttatttgattaaattttctctacatgatttaatagtataaaaattattattaaaaatattgtattttgaagaGTTTTTAGCTTTGATTGATTTCTAACCCCATACTCcccaaaattgaaccaaacacaaggtatgaggtatcaagttccaacccgataccacccaggtatgattccCGATTCCAAACCCATATCCACGAGTGAACCAAACACCTCCTTAATGGTATGATTAGGTGAATAGATTAACAGAGAGATGAAAAGGAAAAGAGGGGTTAAAGGAGGATTATAAATTTATTGACTTACTTAACAGGTGGCCGGTCACATATTATAATAAAAGTGAAGGAGGGTATTAGTTGgttatattggtagttaaaatagaGTTTAGAGTATTTTGAGCAGGACATCCATAGTTCGGAGTATTCCTATcaattaatcctttaaattatACATAATTTGTACTTTCAGATTTCAGTTTCGTCTAAATTGAGAGTTGTTTGTAGTTCCGGTTGGTACTCCCGAGTCCTGCAAATTTGATGCGAGATGGTTGGTATTGATTAGCTGAGAGAAGTTTACAGATTTATTTACCTATCTATATATATAgccaattggtctcccttgtgacgggttaccatttgtggcggatattttgtgagataaaatggtaacaaaatgggttagtggagaaaggggaccacatgaatagtgttgcagagagagaaaaagtgggtactttgtgaggtaaaatggtatccgtcactcaagagtgacggatatgtcatgtcttcaatgagaatttgtgatatataGCTTGTTAATCCTGTTCCAAATTTGCTTATAAAtcctacttcctccattcaactccattcTACCATAGTACAATTTGCACAAATGTTAAGAAAATAATAAAGTAATAATAAAAGTACAATGGGAAATGAGATGGATGATTAATTTGTCCATAAAGTGGGTAATTATGTGGGCCAACTAgtggcattttgtgtaaataattGTTTGCCATGAGGATAAAAAGGCCATTTTACTTGCTTTTTatggaaagtggtagagtggagttgaatggatgaaaaaggaaatatggtagagtggagttgaatggaggaagtatttcaATTCCATCActattttggtatttttttttccaaatttcatcgcaatatttttatttatgatattttttctCACAAATATTTTCCATGACAATATTTActttttttcaaataaaaaaaaatccatgGCCCAGATCGAGATCCATATCCATCccgcccaattccaattccatgGATTTCCCAAATGAACTTTtggaattggatttgaaattgaaTTCAAACATTTTGATTTCTACAataaaaatcatgaaaatgaaatgaattcCGAGTTTCCAAACACTACTGTAAATATGAATCAAATTTGTGACACTATTATATCATATACGATATAATAAGTCGAAAATTACACAATGAAATTGGCTTCTTTGGTTGAAGTTACTCGTATATATACTCGTATGAATAATACAGCTAACTGATCATGACGACCTACCTAAATGAAAATGCTGCGTATGAATAACACACACCTAACTGATCAGAATATGTTTATTCAAGCAGCATGACTGCGCAGGCAGTGTCAGAGCCAGTCAACTTGTTCAGTAGACTCTTTGGGCTGTTTCTTTGGTGTCTGATATCGGTTATTCTCGTACTTGGCTTTGACAATGAGACCGTAGAGCAGTTCCCGTTCAGCCGAAGTGTCATATGGAGCGTCCACTATACTGTTGAGGGGAAAAACAGACAGTACTGCTGTTATTTACGAATAAAACTTTGTAATCATCAGGAGTCGCAAAGCAATCATCTGCATGCTCTGCAGCAGTAGAGTACCTGTCAAGCAACTCCTCTAGTATAATTCTCTGAGACGGAGTGACGTAATGGATGCAACTTCGGGGGCACTGACCCACAGCTAACTGGACCTGATAGTCTTCACCATGTCCTGTACATGTCAAACATAAACCATTTTAGTGAGGATTTAGAACTTTTCGAGATACAAAGATGGACATTCTTAGCTGATTCACAAACCTTGAGAAACTGCGCGTGCAGTTCCTGATGAAGAAAAGTTAAAAGCATACGAGGCTTGTTTGACACATGAATACGGACATCCTGCCAAGAATCCAACATGATCAGTAAGTGAACCACAAATGGTTATAAACTATCGATTTTTGAGATAATTAATGCTCCTAATTCTCTGGGATTGGCCTGCATTCCAATTTTTCCCGATTAATGTTGACATATTTCATATTTCGGAATGTAATTTGTTACACATACGCATTTCTTAGTAATTGGATTCAAGTATTCAACTGTTCAGCGGCGAAGAGACGGATTGTCAAACAAGTATCCCTGCTGTTACTCCTCtggttattattttttttttttttttgacagaaaaaaaaaaatcgaaagcCAAGGAAATTTGAAACAAACCAACAAGTGGTCTGTCTGACAGATCCAGTTTCCTCGATAATTCTGTACTTCTAGTTCGTATTCATATGTACTACTGCGTATAATACTTCTAGCAGTGCGATTCACAAAAAATACTTCCCTCAGTAACTACAGTCTCATCAAACAAGCTGGAGGAAATACACCAAATATGTTAAAACTCAGAAAAATGTGTACCTTTCCCAACACAGTATATTTCATTGACAAAAACATCCAATGCCTCGCATTCTGGTTTGTCGAAAGGATCTAAGAATTCACTGCAAATCAGTGTGTTGGTTATTAGCATATGTGCGTAGTAAAGGGAGAGCAGTAGATATATCGAAACACAGTATTTGAAACTAACTACAGGAATACAATTACACAAACCAGTCCCAAACAAACATGCATAACAAATTGTTTCAtgttgttgggttccttatgttgatgataacatgcccatttgatttgtgttatcttagtttaccttttcaggattaatgatgtaatcaagcttggattaagaagtgttgaagttgttaatcatccattgtaataagtcaagtgtcatctaatgtacaagcaagaaagtagagtatattagagtaatagaaacaaaTCAGACGATCATTGTTTTTTCACACGCAAACAGCtgtttggattatgccacaactcgagaaacttgaagtcccttttatctttcaaaagctttcacgtgattatcatttttcaaagataaaaatcagatttttattaaggaggtagtagtctttaaagagtggtttgaattatttcaaaatgtttcctctttatgcaaattcaatcctttggtctttaagaaaagaagaaatgctttttgccatatttgtgtttacttgtcatcatgtgacttgtctcacatcctttgttttctgattttgcatgagcatttaaggttatccttcaaaccttctttctcttttcttacctttgcaaaagacccctttttggtgcaagtgttgggtggttgcaaatggtcttcacatgtgaggtctttgacccttcaaaaccctagcaaccccttcactcacctcctctatataaaccgtgtgcCTCCTTCATAAATCCCTAagacttttctgaattaattcttccaactttgcaaattatttttaaagctttaaaatcgtgtttgtttgcaaaatcctttaaaagtcttcaagtgtctttcgcCTCTACGATCGTGGCTAtcgttgcttttctatactaaactctcttgcttaaaagtgttgatcttgtaaaagttgtccacctctattctttgttaagaatgtgttagtggaaacttgatcctttacattttaagtgtgttagtagagtttaggacggagtagtctttaactcttgacaaccggagtaggttgtgagttggcaaccggagtaggttgtgagtattgagttctaggacggagtagtcctttaactcttggcaatcggagtagattgcgagttagcttgttataagaacggagtagttcttgtactagctttgcaaccggagtaggttggcgtcttttattacaagggtcttttagttgtcggagtagatcactaaaggaaagtaataaaaaggtagattggacgtaggcacttgagtatttgccgaaccaattcaaaaatctcgtgttcattgctttctctttatttccgctgcttttactttgtttgttttgtttcgcttaaacttagaagtaatTCATCATACTTTCGCATTTGTCCGGATCATACTTCACAaacgagacaaatagatacaaatcgaacgattgttgctttcatacttcaaagAAACATttatcgtgatacttgttcaatctttcaatattattctaaGTATCCTCtaaatctcttttgttcacttaacttactttaatccaataaagttgaagttaaaatttttaaaagagtacctaattcaccccctccccctcttaggtacttgaatccataaactcaacaattggtatcagagcctcgtgctcttgatagaggCTAAtccccttagagtttgattcgtgggtaatggattccgagaaacactccaagatcccggtctttaccggttcgaattttggttggtggaaactcaaaatggaacattacatcaaaagtatcgattatcaatgttggaacatcatccaaaatggacctcttgtcattgaggaaaccgatattcttaacggtttcaccaagacaaaagaggaaagaaattacaatgagaacgacttcaagcttgccgaaaagaattccaaagcaatgtcgattcttcaacgttgtgttggtgaggggaagttagtcgaatctccggtgTCCTACggaaaatctatttgggattcccttgtacttgcatatgaagggacgtcccaagtaagaaaacaccgtattgaccttctcatgcaacaatatgagatgtttagaatgtcaaaggacgagtctttaaatagtttctcttctcgtttttcttgtattattaatgagcttaatagtctaggaaggaatttcgagtccgaggacaccattcgaaaaatccttcgtagtctaactcctaaatggcaacctaaagtcaccgccatagaggaagccaaagacttgtcaaccttatctcttcatgaactaatgggatcactaatggctcacgagtttaacctcgataagcattctagtgagtcatcaaagggaaagagtctcgccctcacatcttctccaagtgatgaagaagatgaggaggaagacgagtttgctatgttcacaaggaacttagccgggttggtcaatggtcaaggaaacaaagggttcactaataattactcgaaaaaacgctttcataagagacgacctacttccaccgtgggatgctttaaatgtggtgataaaactcatcaaattaaagaatgtcccaagtgggaagaaatcaaatctaaggaaaaaagagaaaaagttaaaaaagactataaacatagagtcatgagtgctatatggggaatgtccgactccgaggaagatgaggaactcatcgaggaggaacttgaggctaaaatgtgtcttgcaaatcatggtaaagaaaaagtctcaaaaacctcaaaacttgaacatttaagatgcctcatggctaaccccgacgattccgactccgattccgacaacgaggtaaatcatctaaaggccaaggctagaacttactccaaagagaaagtatgtaagttTCTTGATCATCTTCTTGATAAATGTCGGTctcaaaatgataagcttgatataatgcaaaatgagattgaggaaattgctcaagtgAACTTTAAtcaaaaaatgaactaaaagcaa
Protein-coding sequences here:
- the LOC141622273 gene encoding uncharacterized protein LOC141622273 — translated: MVDPGIPVKPSWQRKLDNEENALSQFSLSIRECVHLAPIGYRLWRHVREEAGKGRGAIINPFFKRTVTSDHGVPIGGIGAGSIGRSYKGEFQRWQLFARTCEDKPVLANQFSVFVSRSNGEKYSSVLCPPNPEMAKETTASGIGSWDWNLKGHSSTYYALYPRAWTVYDGEPDPSLGIVCRQISPIIPHNYKESSFPVSVFTYTLSNSGNTAAEVTLLFTWANSVGGDSGCSGSHYNSKITMKDGMHGVLLNHKTANGFPPVSFCIAAENKEGVHVSECPCFVISGDAEGITAEDMWQEIKEHGSFDNLDCPEKSAPSKPGSSIGAAIAASISVPSGATRTITFSLSWDCPQVTFSKGRTYHRRYTKFYGTTGNTAADIAHDAIVAHAQWESEIEAWQRPILEDKRFPEWYSVTLFNELYYLNAGGTVWTDGSPALQSLATIVEQKLSIDRSDSDLSNATSISEQNDTAVDILEKMTSVLEHVHTAVKFNSAFGPNLLQEGEENVGQFLYYEGIEYLMWNTYDVHFYASFSLAMLFPELELSIQRDFAAAVLMHDTRRMKLLHDGKWVSRKALGAVPHDIGLNDPWFEVNAYNIYNTDRWKDLNPKFVLQVYRDVVATGDKKFAHAVWPSVYAAMAFMDQFDKDRDGMIENEGFPDQTYDTWAVSGVSAYCGGLWVAALEAASALAREVGDKGSEDYFWFKFQKAKSVYQKELWNGSYFNYDSSCGVNSASIQADQLAGQWYAQACGLAPIVDEEKTKCAFASIFEFNVMKVKEGRRGAVNGMLPDGNIDMSSMQSREIWSGVTYGLAASMIQEGLTDMGFQTAYGVYEAVWSERGLGYAFQTPEAWNANDQYRSLCYMRPLAIWAMQWALSRPKPSKLETRSEVNEDSVARDHMGFSKVASLLKLPEEEPSTGLVQGLYDKTCRRLWR